The genomic stretch tatttcagttataaaagaattacattgttttaattgcaacacatttttcaaacatgtattaaattatCGATTTGACGCTACAAATATTTAAGAGTTTATTAAGTGCAAGATATATAATATGATGAATTTGTAAACAAGATCAACTCATTGCAGTAGTTCTCTAATACCATTTATCAAGAatgtaaaaagaaatgtaaatgtaaaaccaTTTACCAACTTCACTGAGTATGACCCCAAGAGCACAAAGCTCTAATAGAAACGATAcgatgataaaaaagttaaaaaaattgaaactaggcataaaaggagatcttCTAAATATTGACTAAGTTCATTGGCCACCTTTGTACGCTATGTATTTTGAATATGGCAGCCgatcaaacttaaaataatctaaaaaaccTTTATCTGTGGcagattgataaaaaaaatttgaatcgttttaacattttcaaaagatattgtaaatgaaaatattttggtattttggaTGGTTTTTGAGATATAATAATTGCATGTATATCAAAATAAGAATTATTCAAACATCAAAAATTGAGGAAAGGAATCTTGAAACaaatgaaacttggtacaaacatTGATCTTTAAATATCTAGGATGACTCCATTGCTTATGGACCGAGAAAGATATAGATCTGGAACGTCACATTATCGTTTGTTAACTGTTTCAATAAAAAAGGGAAGAGGTCATGTAATTAGAAGGATGCCAACAGATATGAAAGTTTATAGATAATAGGGTGGCTAATGAAAATCCTCAAGAATACTTgtacttaaatacatttattattaataattattcttttgggacaatgttttcattttcatGATTTTGTTCAGATTGTCTAGAAATCTCAGAATCTGAGAATAGGGATtgcatttacattaaaaattattaaaacaaattaaaaattccttatagagggatataaatataaatatgtataaatatatatatatatatatatatatatatatatataatagggaTATCAAAATACCTAAAATTTGGAATTGTAGAAGCATTTTGGGCTTAATGAACattttatgagattttaaaaaggCCTCATACATTTTTAGTGTAAAATAACATTGGGATTTGaagtaattcttttatttttttacctccTTCGATTGGCTATTCAATGCcctaaagtaagtaaaaatatgaatatatttatgtagGACTGTattgaaaattatcataaaaaataagtttaaaaataacttaataaataataataactgtattgtattacaaatatgGTTCTATGAGTTTCAAACTAAAGGGCACAATGTAAGGTAGTTCATAAATTTCTACAGTCCTACGATATTTTAGATTAGGCGAAAATTAGGACATTTTACTAGAAGTGAAATgatgtataaaaaatgaaaaaatgaatttaCAGAGGTAAAAGATACACTTGTCAAGCTGTTAATTCAGCTTTGAATGTTTTCAGAACTGTAGAGATGCCAAACTGCAtctctattttatataattcatatttttttgaaatcaataaaataaataaaagctttgtGAATTTTTAAGTCTTACATAAAAGATCGTTAAAGTACAAGTGTGGGAATCACATTTCTCCTCTACGAGGAACTTCTATTTATTATCACGGGTTCCCCGACCTTATGTGAATTACAGTTTACTATCAGTCTGATGCGTTCTTGTCAGACGCTTACTATAAAAGCCTCGAGATTTGCTTTCCTATCAAACTTTTTACGTTCACCACATCTTGAAAACGTTCAGCGCACACTTTACTGCTATTTACGTAAGGtcttcaacattattttatatatacttttttaagcattttatagCAGGAATCTGGAACAGATTAGTACTTTTAGCtatgtataacaataattattagaactaaatttgaaaatataaataatatttaaaaattattagagcTAATTTACTACTATGTTTCAAATAAGGAAACTACAAATTTGTACTAGTCATTGTTGTAGATGATCACACCTGACTTAACGTAAATAAATACGAAgatctaatttaataaaacaatcatttaaaaactattcattaaaaatgttaaaataaatcttcgaaaactattgtttttttgaCAGTTTAAATGTATTCATAGAATGGCAATAACGTACTTAAATGGCCAAGACGTATCAAATtgagtttcataattaaaaaaatgtaaaaaaattatatgtttacttctataagtaatataaatttagttgAAAGTCTATATCCCAACAGAAACGTATACAACAAGATTGTATggaatatatagaaaatttttgAATGGTACTTTTTTACTTGTGTACCTCATAATTTTCTATCAATTCAGAGTTAGTGTTACGTTTATCATTCCTGTttcacattttttgttaaaaggtttattacaGATCCTGTTAGAAAATaacacaagtttttattttatgtttatataaatcaacttacatttattttaaatgtcataaatttCATCATAAGATATTAGATTTAATTGTAAAAGGACAGTGGAGAGTTGTGTATACATCAATAATTGgtattaaactttatttgtgGAATTCAACAACTGTTATAGGGGGTTATACTACAGCTTGCGCTGTGAGTATGGATTGTTATTTCAAATCAATCTCATTGTAATGCAATGGATTGGATGGACATTTAATATGGATTTTATGCATTTTGTAACAAACACATTTCTGTATTTTCAGAGAGAAAATGGACAAAGTAGCTTTGGTCGTTCTCCTagtttcaataacaataacatcgGTAGTTTGTCAAAAGAATAGGGTAAGTATTAATTTACTAAGTTTTgctttacaactatttttaatcCTGTTTAATCTACTGTATGTATTGCAGTGCCAGTTATACTTGTACGTATACAATTATGCAATTTTCTATCATTATGAAAATTCATTATTCATCAAATAATGATAGATGATGTTCCAATGGTTAATATAAGTACTCGTATTTTATTCCCACTAAAAGTACTCCAAAAAGCTACATGACTATCTACAACAAgacaaaatagtaaatatttatactctGGTTAGGTTTATAatgtaagttattattattattgaatttgtatgCCTGAGATAAAAAAATTCCTCAGACTAACCGTGGTTGGCTTATTTATTCCAGGACTGGCATGTTGGGGTAGATACCGTAAACCCCAGCGGTACAGTGGTTCACGGCCACGCCAACATTCCGCTCCACAGAGGGAACGATGGGAATCTGAACGCCAATGTACACGGATCTCGCGTGTTTGGAGGACCGTACAACAGAGAGCAGACTGTAGGAGGAGGTCTAAGATATGAGCACAACAGCGGACTGCACGGAGGCGTAGACGCTACTAACATGCGAGGCTATGGAACGACGTACAGCGGTAGTGTCGGAGGAAGCAGGAGACTCGGGCCCGGAACTTTCTCTTTAGACGGAGGAGCGTCCAGACGACCAGGTTCCAGCCGAACGGAAGGAAACGTTTGGGCTACATACACTATTCCTTTTTGAATATCTCATTTAATATAGTTGtcctgtttaaaatatttatatttgattttcacAACATATTTCTAAATCCTGTTTATAATGTTGATGTGTAATTTTTATACGAATAATTTgattatataactaaaacaattgCTAATTTGCTACTGTTATTTCTAAAACCTCTTACATAAAAcctatatataaaacacttttagataTATAgactgtatatgtttatatattgtacagTTCTAATTTAACTTCACCATTAACAAGGCTATGTcaatttttacttgaaattatCCTAAGCATTGTTTAATGGTGTATGAATATACGGGTTTAAATACTTATGGGGATGGAATACTTTATACCGAAAAGGTTAACatgatttaacaaaattatattaaattagtttaaacaaaatgttgCTGTCCAGAATAATACTTCAAGAATTCTAAATAAAGATGATGGGTTAAAATGCAAATTAAGTATTGAATTGTCcattttcttgttattatttgttacttttttatatcgTTAATATATATAGAATATGGATAGTGAAATCGATTATAAATCATATAGTAGAACATTTAAAAGTGTTGTTGATAAGTTATGCAATTTTCTAGTTGAGAGCATTTTTGACGGTTATTTGCTatcaacaatatatttatgttttattgaaagCACAAACTGTTATTTTGTGTGGGATATTGATATGAATACCTTCCCCATCAACAGAATGTCCATTTGACATATACAGCTTTCTAATGATTACAATTTTAATCCAAGggttattttttgaaataatttaatttgataatgtataaattttcgttttaaaatgataaatcttTTTAATACGTATCTTTACTGGatgaataatttgtttcatttgtaGTTTAaccaaatgtattattttctcgCAATGAttcggttttaatatttatacataaaatgctGACTACTAAAGGAAATAAgattaacaaattttgttaataggcatttaaaat from Homalodisca vitripennis isolate AUS2020 chromosome 2, UT_GWSS_2.1, whole genome shotgun sequence encodes the following:
- the LOC124355460 gene encoding uncharacterized protein LOC124355460; the encoded protein is MDKVALVVLLVSITITSVVCQKNRDWHVGVDTVNPSGTVVHGHANIPLHRGNDGNLNANVHGSRVFGGPYNREQTVGGGLRYEHNSGLHGGVDATNMRGYGTTYSGSVGGSRRLGPGTFSLDGGASRRPGSSRTEGNVWATYTIPF